A window from Heteronotia binoei isolate CCM8104 ecotype False Entrance Well chromosome 15, APGP_CSIRO_Hbin_v1, whole genome shotgun sequence encodes these proteins:
- the LOC132583369 gene encoding olfactory receptor 10AG1-like, with protein sequence MNPQQANYKQNHSTVQEFILMGYQEYPALLFTVFLATYTVILLGNGLIVVVTMLDPALHTPMYFFLRSLSGLEMCYTSVTLPKMMANLVSRNHSISLPTCATQMFFLIFLGGTECFLLAAMAYDRYLAICLPLHYMTIMSHRVRVGMVAGSFVISLPMQLVQIGIIFSLPFCKSNEIDHFFCDIPPVLSLACADLHSNEMAVYFESTTFVIIPFLLILASYIQITKNILRMPSATGRQKTFSTCSSHLTVVILFYVSAAIVYLCPKTPESVKVNKLLSLLYTIIIPLCNPLIYTLRNREVKTAFRRLLGRKRSLEVAKRING encoded by the coding sequence ATGAATCCTCAGCAAGCCAACTACAAGCAGAACCACAGTACTGTGCAAGAATTCATCTTGATGGGATACCAAgaataccctgccctcctcttcaCTGTGTTCCTGGCCACATACACAGTAATCCTACTGGGGAATGGTCTCATTGTGGTGGTGACAATGCTGGACCCTGCCTTACACACTCCCATGTACTTCTTCCTGCGTAGCCTGTCAGGACTAGAGATGTGTTATACTTCTGTCACCCTTCCTAAAATGATGGCTAATCTGGTGTCAAGGAATCATTCCATTTCTCTGCCAACCTGTGCTACACAGATGTTTTTTCTGATCTTCCTGGGTGGAACTGAGTGCTTCCTGCTGGCAGCCATGGCCTATGACCGCTATCTTGCCatttgtctgcctcttcattATATGACTATAATGAGTCATAGAGTGCGTGTGGGGATGGTGGCAGGCTCATTTGTCATCAGCCTCCCTATGCAGTTGGTACAAATTGGAATAatcttctccttgcccttctgtAAATCCAATGAAATTGATCATTTCTTCTGTGACATCCCACCAGTACTCAGCCTGGCATGTGCTGATCTTCATTCCAATGAGATGGCTGTGTACTTTGAGAGCACCACCTTTGTTATAATCCCCTTTCTCCTCATTTTGGCCTCTTATATACAGATCACCAAGAACATACTCCGCATGCCATCAGCCACAGGACGCCAGAAGACCTTTTCCACATGCTCATCCCACCTGACTGTAGTTATTCTTTTTTATGTCTCTGCAGCAATTGTGTATCTGTGTCCCAAGACCCCAGAATCTGTGAAGGTTAACAAGTTGCTCTCTCTATTATATACAATCATCATTCCCCTTTGCAACCCTCTAATTTACACTCTGAGAAACCGAGAAGTAAAGACTGCCTTTAGAAGACTTTTAGGAAGGAAAAGAAGTTTGGAAGTGGCCAAAAGGATAAATGGCTGA